In one Juglans regia cultivar Chandler chromosome 11, Walnut 2.0, whole genome shotgun sequence genomic region, the following are encoded:
- the LOC109008538 gene encoding putative calcium-transporting ATPase 13, plasma membrane-type: MRLRKPAEIAICDQEAYQSVSKTHKRRWRLAFTVIYFTRALTSIPKKLVLDKKGPVLRSLSYVAIEVQPPIDEDISSADQPAKFLNVDPNKFAEMVRDKNFESLSQFGGVKEIALILRTDIKDGVNGSEAHLNQRKNVFGVNKFLKPPAKRFLSFLLEAFKDKIILILVGCAVLSLAFGIKQHGWKDGWYDGGSIIVAVFLVVIVSAVSNFRQSGQFEKLSEKSSDIRVEVVRDGRRRPISIFEVVVGDIVYLKIGDQIPADGLFLEGHSLKVDESSMTGESDHIEINERTPFMLSGTKVTDGFGFMLVTSVGMNTAWGQMMSSINRDLNEETPLQARLNKLSSYIGKVGLLVAALVLLVLLIRYFTGNTKDDMGKREFNGSHTDSGDIMNSVVGIVAAAVTIIVVAIPEGLPLAVTLTLAYSMKRMMADHAMVRKLSACETMGSATIICTDKTGTLTLNEMKVTEVWLGKEVNDDTSMDMASNIHKLLQQAVALNTTGAIYKAHSASVPEISGSPTEKAILSWAVIDLGMNMEEVKQSYETIRVEAFNSEKKRSGVLVKRKSDNTIHTHWKGAAEMILALCSTFYDSAGMLKALDEEERLQFEIIIKNMAAKSLRCIAFAHKERVDEGGQVPKDLEENGLTFLGLVGLKDPCRPGVKTAVESCKAAGVHIKMITGDNVHTARAIALECGILSPDGNLDNEAVIEGVKFRNYSPEERMEKINRIHVMARSSPFDKLLMVQCLKRKGHVVAVTGDGTNDAPALKEADIGLSMGIQGTEVAKESSDIVILDDNFTSVVTVLRWGRCVYNNIQKFLQFQLTVNAAALVINFVAAVSSGKVPLTAVQLLWVNLIMDTLGALALATDKPTNDLMAKPPVGRSEPLITLIMWRNLIAQALYQVIILLVLQFKGRSIFGIDEKVKSTIIFNTFVFSQVFNEFNARKLEKKNIFLGLFDNKLFLAIIGITIVLQLVMVEFLRRFASTERLDWGQWGACIGLSALSWPIGWLIKCIPVSGKLLAYHRASTS; this comes from the coding sequence ATGAGGTTGCGAAAACCAGCGGAGATAGCTATCTGTGATCAAGAAGCCTATCAGTCTGTCTCCAAGACCCACAAACGAAGGTGGCGGTTGGCTTTCACGGTCATCTACTTTACAAGGGCTCTTACTTCAATTCCCAAGAAATTGGTTCTTGACAAGAAGGGCCCTGTTTTGCGCTCCCTCTCTTACGTTGCTATCGAGGTGCAACCGCCCATCGACGAGGATATTTCCTCGGCCGACCAGCCCGCTAAATTTCTCAACGTTGATCCAAATAAGTTTGCTGAGATGGTAAGGGACAAAAACTTTGAATCTTTGAGTCAGTTTGGAGGGGTTAAAGAAATTGCGTTAATTCTTCGAACTGATATAAAAGATGGTGTTAATGGTAGCGAGGCTCATCTTAATCAAAGAAAGAATGTTTTTGGTGTTAATAAATTCCTAAAGCCACCAGCAAAAAGATTTCTTAGCTTCTTGTTAGAGgcatttaaagataaaataattcttatacTTGTCGGGTGTGCTGTACTCTCGCTTGCTTTCGGTATCAAACAACATGGCTGGAAAGATGGGTGGTACGATGGTGGAAGTATTATTGTTGCTGTCTTTTTGGTTGTCATTGTGTCAGCGGTGAGCAATTTTCGACAATCAGGGCAATTTGAGAAGCTTTCAGAAAAGAGTAGCGATATAAGAGTGGAAGTTGTGCGAGATGGGAGGCGCCGACCAATATCGATCTTTGAAGTTGTTGTGGGTGATATTGTGTATTTGAAGATTGGTGATCAGATTCCCGCGGATGGTTTGTTCTTGGAAGGGCATTCCTTGAAGGTGGACGAGTCAAGCATGACAGGGGAAAGCGACCACATTGAGATCAATGAAAGGACTCCTTTTATGTTGTCAGGCACGAAGGTGACTGATGGCTTTGGTTTCATGCTGGTCACTTCTGTCGGCATGAACACTGCATGGGGTCAGATGATGAGTTCAATAAACCGCGACTTGAATGAGGAGACGCCATTGCAGGCTCGCCTCAACAAGCTGTCTTCGTATATTGGGAAGGTTGGGTTGTTGGTGGCTGCACTTGTTCTTTTAGTTCTACTAATTCGATACTTTACAGGAAACACGAAGGATGACATGGGAAAAAGGGAATTCAATGGCAGCCATACAGACTCTGGTGACATTATGAATTCAGTTGTGGGaattgttgctgctgctgtcACTATCATCGTGGTGGCTATTCCCGAAGGCTTGCCTTTGGCTGTCACTCTAACGCTGGCTTATTCAATGAAGCGCATGATGGCTGATCATGCCATGGTCCGGAAACTATCTGCTTGTGAGACAATGGGGTCGGCCACAATCATTTGCACCGACAAAACGGGAACCCTTACTTTAAACGAAATGAAAGTAACCGAGGTATGGCTTGGAAAAGAAGTGAATGATGATACATCTATGGATATGGCAAGCAACATTCACAAACTACTCCAACAAGCAGTTGCTTTAAACACAACTGGAGCAATTTACAAAGCACATTCTGCATCAGTTCCTGAAATTTCTGGTAGCCCAACTGAGAAAGCAATACTTTCATGGGCAGTGATAGATTTGGGAATGAATATGGAAGAAGTTAAGCAGAGCTATGAGACAATCCGTGTTGAGGCATTTAATTCAGAGAAAAAGAGAAGCGGGGTTTTGGTGAAGAGGAAGAGCGATAACACTATTCATACTCACTGGAAGGGAGCTGCTGAGATGATACTGGCCTTGTGTTCAACCTTCTATGACAGTGCCGGGATGCTGAAAGCCCTGGATGAGGAAGAAAGACTAcaatttgagattattattaaaaacatggCAGCCAAAAGCCTCCGATGCATTGCCTTTGCCCACAAAGAAAGGGTAGATGAAGGTGGACAGGTTCCTAAGGATCTTGAAGAAAATGGACTCACATTTTTAGGGTTGGTTGGCTTGAAGGATCCATGTCGGCCAGGAGTCAAAACAGCTGTGGAATCTTGCAAAGCCGCTGGAGTTCATATCAAAATGATCACTGGTGACAATGTGCACACAGCAAGGGCTATAGCTCTTGAATGTGGGATTCTTAGTCCTGATGGGAATCTAGACAATGAAGCTGTAATTGAAGgagtaaaatttagaaattactCACCCGAGGAGAGAATGGAAAAGATCAATAGAATCCATGTAATGGCCAGGTCATCCCCTTTCGACAAGCTTTTGATGGTACAATGCTTAAAGCGAAAAGGCCATGTGGTTGCAGTTACAGGTGATGGAACAAATGATGCGCCAGCTTTAAAGGAAGCAGACATTGGACTTTCCATGGGAATCCAAGGAACTGAGGTTGCAAAAGAAAGCTCAGATATAGTAATCCTGGACGATAACTTCACCTCTGTGGTGACGGTGTTGAGGTGGGGAAGGTGTGTATACAACAACATTCAAAAGTTCCTTCAGTTTCAACTCACGGTGAACGCTGCCGCCCTTGTCATCAACTTTGTTGCAGCTGTTTCGTCCGGGAAGGTTCCATTGACTGCTGTGCAGCTACTATGGGTGAACCTGATAATGGATACCTTGGGAGCTTTAGCCTTGGCTACTGATAAACCCACCAACGATCTCATGGCAAAGCCACCTGTTGGCCGATCAGAACCACTTATAACCCTAATCATGTGGAGGAATCTCATTGCTCAAGCTTTGTATCAGGTAATTATCTTACTGGTTTTACAATTCAAAGGAAGATCCATCTTTGGTATAGATGAAAAGGTTAAGAGCACAATCATTTTCAATACTTTTGTCTTCTCCCAAGTCTTCAACGAATTCAATGCAAGGAAACTAGAGAAGAAGAATATATTCCTGGGTCTATTCGATAACAAATTGTTCTTGGCAATCATTGGAATTACAATAGTTCTTCAACTTGTGATG